One genomic segment of Natrialbaceae archaeon AArc-T1-2 includes these proteins:
- a CDS encoding transcription factor S, whose amino-acid sequence MEFCDECGSMMKAEDGMWVCGSCEFTKPKGDAAQYTVTEDQEASEIIESSEETSLPETDASCPECGNDRAYWYMQQIRAADESETRFFICTECEHKWREDDH is encoded by the coding sequence ATGGAGTTTTGCGACGAATGCGGTTCGATGATGAAAGCCGAGGACGGCATGTGGGTGTGTGGAAGCTGTGAGTTCACGAAACCGAAAGGAGACGCCGCCCAGTACACCGTCACCGAAGATCAGGAGGCAAGCGAGATCATCGAATCCTCGGAGGAGACGTCGTTGCCCGAGACCGACGCCAGCTGTCCCGAGTGTGGCAACGACAGGGCCTACTGGTACATGCAACAGATCCGCGCCGCCGACGAGTCAGAGACGCGCTTTTTCATCTGTACCGAGTGTGAGCACAAGTGGCGCGAGGACGACCACTGA